One window of the Zea mays cultivar B73 chromosome 3, Zm-B73-REFERENCE-NAM-5.0, whole genome shotgun sequence genome contains the following:
- the LOC103650229 gene encoding uncharacterized protein LOC103650229 precursor, with amino-acid sequence MSGALLPSAAPLLLFILAAEFLLPRHVALSPLSSLPCALVARLPASAPAPSALSLTRALSASLHAAVRSPAPMCSPCARVAAPWELLLPSWSSHGQLPPFCRAPIFPLLRSFPAPARPCLLYAVVGVSQRISTSPLL; translated from the coding sequence ATGTCTGGTGCCCtgctgcccagcgccgcgcccctgCTCCTGTTCATTCTAGCAGCCGAGTTTCTTCTTCCCCGGCACGTCGCTCTCTCTCCCTTGTCTTCTCTCCCCTGCGCGCTAGTCGCTCGTCTTCCTGCGAGCGCCCCTGCTCCCTCTGCCCTctccctgacgcgcgccctctctGCTTCTCTCCACGCCGCTGtcaggtctccggctcccatgtgCTCGCCCTGTGCACGAGTCGCCGCGCCCTGGGAGCTGCTCTTGCCGTCGTGGAGCTCTCATGGCCAGCTCCCACCCTTTTGCCGCGCGCCCATTTTTCCTCTTCTGCGCAGCTTCCCAGCTCCAGCTCGGCCTTGTCTTCTCTATGCTGTGGTCGGCGTTTCCCAGCGAATCTCAACGTCACCACTGTTGTGA